In Fundulus heteroclitus isolate FHET01 chromosome 16, MU-UCD_Fhet_4.1, whole genome shotgun sequence, a single genomic region encodes these proteins:
- the unc119.2 gene encoding protein unc-119 homolog A has protein sequence MEDHKEFGCEDEECRKQNEESRKGQKDRGWDDEEMVVDGSMEEWNGFISKETTSVPAEKDVLVSKWNPGEPVTPQQVLQLNSYTKDYLCLLEDNIYNVNFSRFKIRDLDSGAVILDIKKHRPTEIQDIIEYDTSRFIQYHFSPAFLALREIGATLEFTVGSKALNHFRLIERHFFRNLVLKTFDFEIGFCIPYSRNTCEHIYCLPDLEPNIVEEMIASPFETRSDSFYFVNNKLIMHHKAEYSFSPQTQDNSFGCNSINNVGL, from the exons ATGGAGGATCACAAAGAATTTGGGTGTGAAGATGAGGAGTGCAGGAAACAGAATGAGGAAAGCAGAAAGGGGCAGAAAGATAGAGGCTGGGACGATGAAGAGATGGTGGTCGATGGAAGCATGGAGGAGTGGAATGGCTTCATTTCCAAAGAGACAACTTCAGTGCCAGCAGAGAAAGACGTGTTGGTGAGCAAATGGAACCCGGGTGAACCGGTAACTCCCCAGCAAGTCCTGCAGCTGAACAGTTACACAAAGG attactTGTGTTTACTTGAAGACAACATCTACAACGTAAACTTCTCTCGCTTCAAGATCAGAGATCTGGACAGTGGAGCAGTTATCCTTGACATCAAAAAGCATCGTCCAACAG AAATTCAGGACATCATTGAATATGATACCAGCAGATTCATCCAGTACCACTTCTCTCCTGCTTTCCTGGCTCTCCGAGAGATTGGAGCTAC GTTGGAGTTCACAGTGGGCAGCAAAGCACTAAACCACTTCCGTCTGATCGAAAGACATTTTTTCAGAAACCTGGTTCTTAAAACCTTTGACTTTGAGATTGGCTTCTGCATTCCATACAGCAGGAACACCTGTGAGCACATCTACTGCTTACCTGACCTGGAACCAAATATCG TGGAAGAAATGATTGCCAGCCCATTTGAGACGCGCTCGGACAGTTTTTACTTCGTCAACAACAAGCTGATCATGCATCACAAAGCAGAGTACTCCTTTAGTCCACAGACACAAGACAACTCATTTGGCTGTAACAGTATAAACAATGTTGGACTGTAA